The DNA window gaAAGAACAAGTTCAGccttttcaaattatccCAACTTCTCATATTATCCACAAGATGATACCCAGGCCACATAGAAAGTCGCAAATGGTAACTGTGGGTTATCCAAACACGGTGAATGGTCGACAAGTGGTAGAGATGTGGGATTTGAGCAAGAAGTTGTATTCGCCAATTAGCACCATAATGACATCAGAAGACAAAATTGACACTATTGCTTTTAATGAAACAGGTGATACTTTCATTGTGGTTGTGGATGGCAATATGACTATCTATTCTGTTGATGATTCAAAGTTTCCCGAATTTGACAAAGATGATTCTGGTTTTGATAAAGGTATATAACTAATGTACATTTCATATTACTCTATACAAATTGACTAAATAATCTGTCTTTTGAGGTGATGTTGATATCACCTGCAATTGTAGTTTCTTGTGGTGTTTGACTGATAGAAACGCAATCATTACTTGCTAGAACtaacaattcaaaaaaacaTTTAGTGGCTTCCTTTCGAGAGTTGATACGATCCTTGTTTCTGCTCACGACACCTAATGGCAATTTATCAGGATTCCTGTGGTGTATTTCTGAATCAGTTTCAATCAACTTTCCAAATTCAACAGTGTTCGATGATTGgaataattcaatcaacTCTTGTCCAATTTGTTCTGTCACGCGTGCCGTATGTGTGTAATTATTGTCCTCTTCCTCGTCGACTTCTTCGTCTAATACACTAGCATCACTGAAATTATCAGAATGCTGGTCATTAAAATCTGGTAATGACAAGTCAAAGTCCATCgaatcattatcaaagCTCTGATCTAATTGAAAATCGTGTTGTTGGTTGTCTTCATTgtgctgttgctgttgctcTTGGAGAGCCAACTCAGCACATCTGTATTGTAATTCTGCATCCAAGTTCCAAAGTTTCCTTTTTTTGGTTGCTACAGGCACCGCCAACTCTTCAATCaactttaatttttcaaagtcTGATAAGTTTAAGCTGATATACTGAGCCGAATCTTTCCCCTGTAATATATTTTCCtggttttctttcaattgctGAATAGCCAAACCTTCCATTGCTTCTTGggaatcaacaacaagctTTCTGTTATTAGTAATAATTTGACCATCCTCGGTTATTCTGGTTCTTTTCTGTCTCACACGACGTGGCTGTGGGTCTGACTCAGTTGACATTTCTTGCTGTTCTGGGTTTGTAGATAATTGTCtgtcattttcatttccaACCTCTTCATCGTTCAAACCGTCTAGTGGTTGTCCAAAATCTAGATCAAATATGTTCCCTGTGgttctttctttgtttccGTCAGAGATTATGGATATTTCTCTGTCGTTGATGGATATAGAGGCATCACGGCCGTACTCTATTGAGTTATCATCGTCCAGGTTTAAATCAAAGTCTAGTTCAAAGTCTTCGGCATGGCCAGGTGCAGCAGTCTCTTCCTCGTATCTGGGAAATTCAAGAGAGTTATCATAGTCTGAATAATCGTAAGCACTCTGATAAGTACTATGATTTAGAGCACCACCTAAACTTGATCCTGTCAGGTTACCGTGTATGTCGGATAAATCAAGATCCTCTTGTTGTAACAAATTTGCCGAAGTAACTTGGTCCTTCAATATAATACTATTCAAATTATGcaaaattgtttgttgaGGAGGTAAATTGACTTGGTTGGAAATATTGTCGGATCCCAAGTTGACACCacttgataatttgaaagaagCTTTTAATTTGTATAATATATCATTAACGTCGTCCAATAAGTATTTGGTTTTTCTAGAATATATTCTCACAATCCCCAATAAAAGCTGGCCAGATAATCGGAGCGTTATTGTTTCAGTTGATTCTGTTTGACTTAACAGTTCTTGGGAAACAGATGCATTTGTAATTATAGGATGATTGGTTATATATTCTGTTGATTTGACAATACTTGTGttcatcaattgttgttttgttaaCTTTTTGTCATAGTTTGCCGCTAACCAGACGTGCCCTAAAGGTCCTTGTTTTGATATGATTGAGTCTGGAATCATTGTTGGTATTAAAGAATGTATGTAATAATAACGAAGTGaatgaattaatgaatCCAATTGTAAcgaaagaaagaaagcaATATGAAAGATGAATAAAATACTATGGGAAGCTATTTCATATAAATAGGATTTGTTTACAAAAACTGAGACGCGaaacttttcttctttttttttttttcgtgtAGTAATGAACCAAAGGTGTTTGTGAAATTTTGACATCAGCGCGtttgtcattttttttctttttccttcCAAATTCTCCATCCCTTTTATATTGAGTCATGAATCCCTAGTATTAAAAAGATCTTATGTAGTTGTAGTGGGAGTAATAAAGGATTGTTATGAACCTTGTGATTACACAGAGTACCATGTGACTTGTTagaaatcattaattcGATTACTGTCTATGCCATGGGATAAATCAGTTGACATCAATCATTACCACAGTATTAGAATGATCACTTGGGACTAAACTGTTAGCAAACAAGTGCTCATTAGAGGCTGCTTAACCAGCCATCTTGGTCATGCTACTAGCAATCAAGAGGTGAACGAAGACTGTTAATCAATGAGTTTAGTCCTCGGCTCCTACCAGTCCAAAGGACTATAACCAGGTTTTGTTGCTGAGTAGCAGCAAATCTCCCCAATAGTTGGGATTTGCGCTACATTGCACGACGAGTGCATTTGCACACTTAAAGCATACAGCCTAAATTGGAAACCTGTGTTGATAGAACGTGAAACAAGAGTTTGGTATAAATAGAGCAAGAATcgtaaaatattttatatagTTATATATCTTAAATATGGGAAATAAAGAGTTTATTCGATACAATAAGTTTTGTCCATACAGCCTAGCTTTAAAGGCTATGGGCTAATTTCACAACATCTGGTAAATGTGTGATTTACTCCATTTGAATCAAGTGTAATCAAAACCATTGCCTACAATACATCCTAATTAGCCAGCTTACCATTTACTCCAAACATTGCCATTTCATATTATATGGTTAGCTTCACGGGCTAACAAACTCAAGCCAAATTGGTAATGTAGTCTGTTCTCCATTTGAGTCGAATGCCACGACTCAGTGTCAACATTTCTACacatttttcatcaaaactaaaatcTGGCTCTCGATGAAAGCAGATTTTTTTCACTAATGTTGATCTAATGCGCACGGCTATATCgagttgttattattaccacgataaatcaacaaaaaccCTCTAACAACTCAAATTGTAATCCTCGGACTTCATCAACTAAAATTAAGTCAAAAGACATTTCTAGTAGGGTGGGAATCTTTCCTGGCTTTGTTTTGTGTTGATTGACTTTGTCGTGTACGACGATAATTTAACCTGATCTGATTGAACAATTGTAGTACATCCATTTTTGATCAAACTTTTTTGCAAAAACTTtacttatttatttaacATTTCATACACTTATTGCATATACAAAGAATATCATTTATATCTACACCTCCTGGGGACCAAAATAGTCCAACGTGACCTTGACCCCCCTGCCTCTCAAATAATCATCTATCATCTTCATATACCCTCTTGGCCCAATCATGTACACATCATCTTCCGGCTTGATAAAATCTAAATCCTCTACCGTCAACGACCGCCTATAATACTTGTCGATCGGATCAATAACCCTGCTCCGCGACAAATACTCAGCAACCTCCAACTGCTCGCCATACTTCTTCTTGAGGTCTCTGAAAAACTGCCCAAACGACCTTGTCTCAGTCGACCTGTTTGAATACAAAAACGTAACCTTCCTTCCCTCAGCCAACCCCTTCTCGATCATTGGGGCTAGTGCAACAACACCGTTACCTCCGGCCAACATAACCATATTCCTCTTCGACGAGTGGTAATAACAATCACCACAAGGTGGCGACACCTGTACAATATCTCCAACAGCCAACTTCTGGTGAATGTACGTAGTAACCTTCCCACCTGGAATATACCTCACAGTAATCCTATACTCATTGTTCTTTGGAAACTCAGATATCGTATACTCTCTCAACCTCTCTTGTTTGTCTGGCAACTTCCATCTCATACACAAGTACTGCCCACGTTTGGGGACTGGCACCGGCGACCCATCAACTGGCGTAATAAAAAATGATTTCGTCCCCACACACTCATCCTGCATTCTTGTCACCTTAAACGGCTTAAACCCATACCATGGTTTATCCAGATACTCTCTAACCTCAATGTTTATCAAGATGTTTGCCAAGATCCTAAACGCCATCGTCCACGCTTCaacaaattcttcatcaacaaactCCTTGGGAAACTGGTCCACCATAACTCCAATCAAAATCTGCCCAAAGACACGATACTGGTCGGGACTCACCTGTCGTGCAACATGTTTGCTTGCAATCTTCATGATGAAATCCTTCATTGGTctcaaatcatcaatattcCGTGCAAACTCCAACAAACAATGATGGAAACTCCGTGGCTGTCTTAACAACGTAAGGTGTGTCTCATTAAAATACGGCTTGTACTCTGGAAACCTTTTAACCAACCTCTTGAAAAACTTCTCGCCAAACTGGATATCAAGATATTCAAGAATGGGGATCGAGTCTTTAATGATCTTCCTTTCACTCCGAGTTAACGGTCTGGTATCGAAGAAACACTGTGCTTTGGCGTTAATATCAATCGGCATCGCTTGGTAGACAAGTTCTACCTTTGGAAGAAACTGGGAAATGCTCTCAGCTATATATATCATATTCTGTAGGTTATCTGTGCATAACATATATCATCCTTCATGCAACTGAACAAGagaattttatattttggtTGCAATTTTTACCGAAAGGAATGGAAATTTTAATGCGCAGTCCCGGAAAAtgtaagaaaaaaaagaaaatgccACTCCTCCGCAGAAGGTTTGGGTGGCCAGTGGCAGAAAAATCGTGCCATTTGAAAAACTCGCcatctatctatctatctgTCGTACCAGCAGGAatcttaaaaaaaaaaaaaatacagaCCCCGAGGAACGCTAAAAGAAGCATTCCACTGACTcataacaattttttttttgtcgtGCAGAAATGTAAATATCACCAGTTGTGAttcagaattttttttttttaaaattcttCATTCCACCGCTCAAGTTCAATGACCAAACAGTTCACCATAGTTGTCAAACTTGGAACGTCGTCTCTCGTGGACGAGGTTACTAGAGAACCAAGAATTGCCAACATGTCGCTCATAGTCGAAGCAATGGTCAAACTACGCCGCCAGGGCCACAAGATCGTCATTGTCTCGTCCGGGGCAATTGCTTGTGGAATGAAACAGGTGGGACTACAAGACAAACCTGCCAACCTATCAGCAGTGCAGGCATTGGCGTCTATAGGACAAGTGCGTCTTATCAGAACCTTTGACGATCTATTCCGACAATTGGAACAACCTATAGCCCAGATTTTACTCACAAGAAACGATATCATGGATTTTACCCAATACAAAAACGCCCAGAATACCTTGAATGAGTTGATGGATATGGGCATTATCCCAATAGTCAACGAAAACGATACATTGTCAGTTTCCGAAATCAAGTTTGGCGATAACGATAGTTTGTCAGCAATCACAGCCGGAATCATCCACGCCGACTACTTGTTTCTCATGACCGACGTTGAGTGTTTGTACACCGACAACCCAAGAACTAACCCACAGGCACAACCTATTTTGGTGGTAGATAAGATCGACGACTTGCATGTAAAAACAGACACCGAATCTGGTGCTGGGTCTAAGGTCGGAACTGGCGGGATGACAACCAAACTAATTGCAGCTGATTTGGCAACAAACGCCGGCGtcaccaccatcatcacATTGTCGAGCCAGCCCTACTACATTCTCGATATTGTCGCCCACATCCAAGCACATGCAGACACATTGTCGGTTGAAGACCAGCGTCTTGCCCTACAAAGAGACATCCAGCAAGGCAAAATTCCGTTGCATACCAGATTCCTAAGCAAGCCTCAAGATACACTAATCAAGTCGGATCGCAGATTCTGGTTGCTACATGGATTAAAGACGAAAGGTGCGTTGGTTATTGACCAAGGGTGTTTCCAGGCATTGACACGTCGTAACCGTGCAGGATTGTTGCCAGTCGGCATCCTACATGTGGTCGGGAATTTTCACCAAAGCGAGTGTGTTTCCATCAAAGTTGTCCCCGACAAGAACGGCGCTATTGAAGACGCAGTCGAAGTGGGCCACTGCAGAGTCAATTACCTGGCACCAGAAATTATACTAATCAAAGGTCACAAAAGTAGTGAGATTGAATCTATCTTGGGTTATGCCGACAGTGAGTACGTAGCTCATAGAGATAATTTGGCATTCCCACCAGTCATGCCTCCTTCAACTGAATCCTTGATCGGGTAGTTTATAGATGTGTGTATTAATGCGAACACCAgccaaaattttttttcttttttttttgttttcaaccTACTAACCAATGGACACCATACATTATCAGATCTCTCCTGTGGTGGAAAATATACACCTAGATAATGAAACAATCACCGACATAACCACGTACCAAAATAACCTATACGTTGGAACGACTAACGGCCACCTACTCCATTTCCACCGATTTGACGACACACAAGAGTATATCCCCCTATCCACTATCGATGTCGGAACTCAGTCCATATCCAAAATATTGTGCATCGAGTCCATACAGAGACTACTAGTCATATCGAACCGCATAGTCCAATCCTATATCTTGCCAGAACTTTCTCCATGTCGCATGAAAAAGATGAAAGACGTAACCGACCTCTATCTTTTGGACAACCGAGTGCTCGTCTTGTCACCAACAAAAATCAGAATCATCTCCATACACGCAGATACCATTACATTACTTAAAGAGATATCTTACCAAGGAGGAGTGGCGTGCCGATCATGCAAGGATAGcaattttgttgttgtggcAAACCACGAGAGTTATGATATTATAGATATAGACAATAATAGAAAAGTCCCCTTATTCAACTACATATCAGAGTCTAAAGTCCACCCATGGATAATACCATTTGACGGCGAGTACTTGTTGACAGTTCTGTCGGACGCCAACACGTCAATGGCAATGTTTATAAACAACGCGGGAGATGTCACACGAGGAACCTTGACGTGGATAGACAAGGGGTACCCAGAAAACTCCATCGCCATAGAGGAAGACTATGTTTTTGCattgtttaaaaattgCATGGTTGTTTCGTCGTTAGCTACACTTGAGACAGTTACAGAAACGGAAAACCCAGGGTACACCATCACCAAAGTGCCGCTGGCATTTGTTATCGACAGGCGCTTGGCAAATATAATAGACACACTGTCACATGTCACCAGTCTAATTTTGACCGATGGGAAACAAATACTCGGCTTACACAGAATACACAAGCTAGTGGAAATACACCAAAAGTTTATTCAAGACAACCTAGAATTGGAATTAGCACCAGAAAATTTTACGGGCAAGGACAGCCAGTATATCACCTACCTAGCATTATTCCAAGCCGTGGCTACCAAAAATGAGGACAAATTTTGGGAGATTGTCGAACTTAAGACAGATAGCGAGCTAGTTTCGTTTGTATTCTATATATTGGGCGGAGGCGAAAAGCATACCCCATTCCCAGGCCTAAGCGAGGTATGCCAACACTACGGGGTATTCAAAAACGATCAGCTACTCAAAAAATACATTCTGGGTTTGTCCCACCAGTATCTATCAGCTACCCTCATACTATACTACTACCAACACTGTACAGATGAAGAAGCATTGACGTTTACTCGAAGAACCACTTTCGATAATACTCAACCCATTGTTGATTTGCTCATCCTGCAAAATCGTATACAATGTGCGTCTGAAGTGTATAAAAAACTTGCCGTGCCAATTGAGTACAACACATTCATCAATAACCATTTACTGGACTCCTTGATAGACGACGCAATTGACCTTCTTTTATCAGGAAAACTTGACGAAAACGAATACTCAAAAACATTGGTTAGTGTGTTAAAGtttgataaacaaaaaggTATTGGCGTCCTAAAAAACGCGCCCCCAAAATACCACAGCATCAACCAAACTGTAATGAAAGACCTTTCAGGTACAACAAACGATGAAAAAGGGTACTTGCTTCTCCGCATCGAGTTGATGGAAATAACACACAAAGAAAATCCTACAGACGAATTGCTACAACTTATCACACAAGCACTACACTTGTTGTACGACACCATCAAGGACCAATTCACCCATCTACACCAAGAATTCAAAAGTACCACTTCGttggaaaaagaaaaatggcCAAAAATATCCTGGCTAGCATTTCTTGATATGACTCCCAAATCCAAAGAGTTGCTGACATTTGCTGAGCTCTACTTAAAGTCGTTTGAATTGGCACGTAAAGTACCCGATGGTCCCATCTTTGACTACCACAGAATGTTTAGCAACTGCGACATCGACTCATTGTTAGAGTTTGGTGATTACTCAACTGCTGAATCATTAGCAGCAGGTGAAACTCCCTTACCAAAGAAAACTTTTTATGGTGCCACACATTTTACCCCACAACCAAGCACCACTGAGCTCGTACACATCCTCGACTTTTACGTAACACAGTATGCATCTGGATTACTGGCGGAGCCTGCAATTAAACATTTTGCTGAGACATACTACCATAAAATCACACCGTGGCAGCTTCTCCAGCCAATTCCGTCACATTTCCCACTTGCATATTTAGTCGGTTATTTCCATTTAGTCATGGCCAATCAAACCCAACAATACAGAGACGTTTTGATTAGAAAGTCTATATCCAGAGCAGAAAGTCTACGTACAAGAAAACTTTTAGATGTATCCAAGTAGCAACAATATATAGTCAAACACAATTCCATACCAAAAGATAAACCCAGTACGAATATTCGACGTAAATGCACCCCAACAACTCTTTGGGTCGTCCAAGTCAACCTTAATAATCTGTTTGTACAACCTTCCAATTGCGTATGCACCAGCAACGTAAAACCCGGGACCCATAGAGTTCATAAAACCAGAAAACGCATAAAGCCCGGCTTGCGAGACTGTCAACCCTTTCAAAATAGGCTTAGTCTTATCTCCCCATGCCAACGCAGTAGACTTGATACCGGCCTTAATATCAAACTTTT is part of the Candida dubliniensis CD36 chromosome R, complete sequence genome and encodes:
- a CDS encoding sister chromatid cohesion protein, putative (Similar to S. cerevisiae MCD1) produces the protein MENLEGKRKKMTNASMSKFHKHLWFITTRKKKKEEKFRVSVFVNKSYLYEIASHSILFIFHIAFFLSLQLDSLIHSLRYYYIHSLIPTMIPDSIISKQGPLGHVWLAANYDKKLTKQQLMNTSIVKSTEYITNHPIITNASVSQESLSQTESTETITLRLSGQLLLGIVRIYSRKTKYLLDDVNDILYKLKASFKLSSGVNLGSDNISNQVNLPPQQTILHNLNSIILKDQVTSANLLQQEDLDLSDIHGNSTGSSLGGALNHSTYQSAYDYSDYDNSLEFPRYEEETAAPGHAEDFELDFDLNSDDDNSIEYGRDASISINDREISIISDGNKERTTGNIFDLDFGQPLDGLNDEEVGNENDRQLSTNPEQQEMSTESDPQPRRVRQKRTRITEDGQIITNNRKLVVDSQEAMEGLAIQQLKENQENILQGKDSAQYISLNLSDFEKLKLIEELAVPVATKKRKLWNLDAELQYRCAELALQEQQQQHNEDNQQHDFQLDQSFDNDSMDFDLSLPDFNDQHSDNFSDASVLDEEVDEEEDNNYTHTARVTEQIGQELIELFQSSNTVEFGKLIETDSEIHHRNPDKLPLGVVSRNKDRINSRKEATKCFFELLVLASNDCVSISQTPQETTIAGDINITSKDRLFSQFV
- a CDS encoding flavohemoprotein, putative (Similar to S. cerevisiae YHB1;~flavohemoglobin involved in nitric oxide detoxification); translated protein: MLCTDNLQNMIYIAESISQFLPKVELVYQAMPIDINAKAQCFFDTRPLTRSERKIIKDSIPILEYLDIQFGEKFFKRLVKRFPEYKPYFNETHLTLLRQPRSFHHCLLEFARNIDDLRPMKDFIMKIASKHVARQVSPDQYRVFGQILIGVMVDQFPKEFVDEEFVEAWTMAFRILANILINIEVREYSDKPWYGFKPFKVTRMQDECVGTKSFFITPVDGSPVPVPKRGQYLCMRWKLPDKQERLREYTISEFPKNNEYRITVRYIPGGKVTTYIHQKLAVGDIVQVSPPCGDCYYHSSKRNMVMLAGGNGVVALAPMIEKGLAEGRKVTFLYSNRSTETRSFGQFFRDLKKKYGEQLEVAEYLSRSRVIDPIDKYYRRSLTVEDLDFIKPEDDVYMIGPRGYMKMIDDYLRGRGVKVTLDYFGPQEV
- a CDS encoding gamma-glutamyl kinase, putative (Similar to S. cerevisiae PRO1): MTKQFTIVVKLGTSSLVDEVTREPRIANMSLIVEAMVKLRRQGHKIVIVSSGAIACGMKQVGLQDKPANLSAVQALASIGQVRLIRTFDDLFRQLEQPIAQILLTRNDIMDFTQYKNAQNTLNELMDMGIIPIVNENDTLSVSEIKFGDNDSLSAITAGIIHADYLFLMTDVECLYTDNPRTNPQAQPILVVDKIDDLHVKTDTESGAGSKVGTGGMTTKLIAADLATNAGVTTIITLSSQPYYILDIVAHIQAHADTLSVEDQRLALQRDIQQGKIPLHTRFLSKPQDTLIKSDRRFWLLHGLKTKGALVIDQGCFQALTRRNRAGLLPVGILHVVGNFHQSECVSIKVVPDKNGAIEDAVEVGHCRVNYSAPEIILIKGHKSSEIESILGYADSEYVAHRDNLAFPPVMPPSTESLIG
- a CDS encoding vacuolar protein sorting-associated protein, putative (Similar to S. cerevisiae VPS3), which produces MDTIHYQISPVVENIHLDNETITDITTYQNNLYVGTTNGHLLHFHRFDDTQEYIPLSTIDVGTQSISKILCIESIQRLLVISNRIVQSYILPELSPCRMKKMKDVTDLYLLDNRVLVLSPTKIRIISIHADTITLLKEISYQGGVACRSCKDSNFVVVANHESYDIIDIDNNRKVPLFNYISESKVHPWIIPFDGEYLLTVSSDANTSMAMFINNAGDVTRGTLTWIDKGYPENSIAIEEDYVFALFKNCMVVSSLATLETVTETENPGYTITKVPSAFVIDRRLANIIDTSSHVTSLILTDGKQILGLHRIHKLVEIHQKFIQDNLELELAPENFTGKDSQYITYLALFQAVATKNEDKFWEIVELKTDSELVSFVFYILGGGEKHTPFPGLSEVCQHYGVFKNDQLLKKYISGLSHQYLSATLILYYYQHCTDEEALTFTRRTTFDNTQPIVDLLISQNRIQCASEVYKKLAVPIEYNTFINNHLSDSLIDDAIDLLLSGKLDENEYSKTLVSVLKFDKQKGIGVLKNAPPKYHSINQTVMKDLSGTTNDEKGYLLLRIELMEITHKENPTDELLQLITQALHLLYDTIKDQFTHLHQEFKSTTSLEKEKWPKISWLAFLDMTPKSKELSTFAELYLKSFELARKVPDGPIFDYHRMFSNCDIDSLLEFGDYSTAESLAAGETPLPKKTFYGATHFTPQPSTTELVHILDFYVTQYASGLSAEPAIKHFAETYYHKITPWQLLQPIPSHFPLAYLVGYFHLVMANQTQQYRDVLIRKSISRAESLRTRKLLDVSK